One window of Phycisphaeraceae bacterium genomic DNA carries:
- a CDS encoding endonuclease/exonuclease/phosphatase family protein, with protein sequence MRSCANRSFLRSRAALLVLIAGSFASLAGCESGGSSSEPRAGSGVLGLMGGRTSNQPWSGPVVMDGDISEWPRETVAFADDQYFYLRFSVEGEPRALQASDQTVTIHLDIDGNGGTGATLLDPIDAAGMGVDLEIAFSPRKPDGTLASGAAAAIVDASGTRTRIPTAALDLLFTPTYASGWYEVRISRHVATGTDTSTFEEAGPWEGVITLADKDGQIRGWSDAFLATKPAAADQPALSDVVLPGKPEGSIRVLNWNVLWNSPEKNPASFVRVIESVRPDVVLIQEWVADEPAQIARWFTERIDSPTGSWHALHGKSRGIAIVAPHPITPLIKDGVEFPHNGRDHGARFVAGIVPLPIGDIVVGSTHLKCCGSAGSPEDVTRIAEARAIATTLGAAMASDPTWVRVIGGDMNLVGTRAPLDEIGRGLDVDGSGLAAAPVRVLGDRSTYTWVDWNTQFTPGRLDWVLYSDAGSEVLNAFAIDTRRLSDAALARMGLDRMDSAGSDHLPIVVDVRIRK encoded by the coding sequence ATGAGATCGTGTGCGAATCGTTCCTTCCTGCGTTCTCGTGCCGCGTTGCTTGTGCTCATCGCGGGCTCCTTTGCATCGCTCGCTGGGTGTGAGTCGGGCGGATCGAGTTCAGAGCCGCGCGCCGGCTCTGGCGTGCTCGGGCTGATGGGAGGGCGCACGTCGAATCAGCCGTGGTCCGGCCCCGTCGTGATGGATGGCGACATCTCGGAGTGGCCTCGCGAGACGGTGGCATTTGCTGACGATCAGTATTTCTATCTGAGATTCAGTGTTGAAGGAGAGCCGCGCGCGCTGCAGGCCTCCGATCAGACCGTGACGATCCATCTGGATATTGACGGCAACGGCGGGACCGGCGCAACGCTGCTCGACCCGATCGATGCCGCGGGAATGGGCGTGGATCTTGAGATCGCCTTCTCGCCTCGCAAGCCGGACGGAACGCTGGCGAGCGGCGCGGCGGCTGCGATCGTTGACGCATCCGGCACAAGGACCCGCATCCCGACGGCGGCTCTCGATCTGCTCTTCACGCCGACGTATGCCTCGGGTTGGTACGAGGTGCGCATCTCGCGCCATGTCGCGACAGGCACGGATACGAGCACGTTCGAAGAGGCCGGGCCGTGGGAGGGCGTCATCACGCTCGCGGACAAAGACGGGCAGATCCGTGGTTGGTCGGACGCGTTCCTTGCAACGAAGCCCGCTGCCGCTGATCAGCCCGCGTTGTCGGACGTAGTGCTGCCGGGCAAGCCGGAGGGCTCGATCCGCGTGCTGAACTGGAACGTGCTCTGGAACTCTCCGGAGAAGAACCCTGCGAGCTTCGTGCGGGTGATCGAGTCGGTTCGACCGGATGTGGTGCTCATCCAGGAATGGGTCGCCGACGAGCCGGCGCAGATCGCTCGCTGGTTCACGGAGCGGATCGACAGCCCGACGGGATCGTGGCACGCCCTGCACGGCAAGTCGCGCGGGATCGCGATCGTTGCGCCGCACCCGATCACGCCGCTGATCAAGGATGGCGTGGAGTTTCCGCACAACGGGCGCGATCATGGCGCGCGGTTTGTGGCGGGTATTGTGCCGCTGCCGATCGGCGACATCGTCGTTGGTAGCACGCACCTGAAGTGCTGCGGCTCTGCCGGCAGCCCCGAGGATGTCACGCGTATCGCCGAGGCCCGAGCGATCGCCACGACACTCGGCGCGGCCATGGCCTCAGACCCGACGTGGGTGCGTGTGATCGGCGGCGATATGAACCTGGTCGGCACGCGCGCACCACTCGACGAGATCGGCAGAGGGCTGGATGTGGACGGATCGGGCCTCGCGGCGGCTCCGGTGCGTGTGCTGGGTGATCGCTCGACCTACACGTGGGTGGACTGGAACACGCAGTTCACGCCGGGGCGGCTGGACTGGGTGCTTTATAGCGATGCGGGGAGCGAGGTGCTGAACGCGTTCGCGATCGATACGAGACGGCTGAGCGATGCCGCACTGGCGCGGATGGGGCTTGATCGCATGGACTCGGCAGGAAGCGACCACCTGCCGATCGTGGTGGATGTGAGGATCAGGAAGTAG
- a CDS encoding ThuA domain-containing protein, whose product MSVLSQRVRILAVSRVRSMLLCVLAILGIGSPVIAAPPSGMLIFSRTAGFRHDSIAVGAESLIRIGREMGLEVDWSQESEVFTDEQLSRYGVIVFLSTTGDVLNDEQQGAMERFVRSGRGWVGIHAAADTEYDWAWYMGLVGAAFKTHPATQRATINVVDRTHPATRHLPARWIRTDEWYDYQKSPRGMVHVLMTMDESSYEGGIMSKEPPFDHPIAWCHLYDGGRSFYTGLGHTKESFAEPAFLEHLKGGIAWALGIDASASHDAGGTIDENYEVVTIDDATLDPMELAVAGDGRVVYIERGGLVKVWSEELGVRIAGALNVTTELEDGLLGMTLDPDFLENGWIYIYYSPVGTKSLNRLSRFTLLDDVLDPTSERVLLDVPTQRLECCHSGGSVAFGPDGLLYLSTGDNTNPFASDGFAPIDQREGRMPWDAQKSSASTSDLRGKILRIRPLREGGYEIPEGNLFPRDGTEGRPEIYVMGCRNPFRIGIDPVRNWLYFGDVGPDSDSESAERGPRGHDEFNQARRAGNFGWPYVIANNKPYRAYDFATKKSGEHFDVAAPINDSPNRSGARILPPAVPAWVWYPYGRSAEFPVMGSGGRCAMGGPTYRASWLRERHGALSPHALPPSMDGATFMYEWARGRLYAVRTDDDGGVLEIEPFLSSVPFLRPHDLEMGPDGRLYLIEWGSEFGGLNTDSRISRIDYHASGNRPPRVVASASVTNGAVPLRVEFDASASVARSRAGGNGPLSIEWDFDGDGATDAKGIRAAHTFTEPGVRRVRVRATDSGGIAGEGHITIHAGNTAPRLRFESPAQGTLVREGERVRYRLRVEDQEDGSKIDLARVSVELGLKRGNLVTVIDRASDLSGELLLGPEPEGDPNTKPQIVLRASYTDGGAPGVGALTGRADVTLQLRRIEAERATTSKGTQVETKSDSTGAQTTALAFIENEDNASFSPVRMDGVRAIRVRIASATRGGVIEARLGGVKGQLIGIIEVPTTGGWTTWQEIEAPVVSPGGTHDLWLVFRGGPGYLFNLDWIELVTE is encoded by the coding sequence ATGAGCGTGCTCTCTCAACGAGTCAGGATACTGGCGGTGTCGCGTGTTCGGTCCATGTTGCTGTGTGTGCTCGCCATTCTTGGGATCGGCAGCCCGGTGATTGCCGCACCACCTTCGGGGATGCTGATCTTCAGCCGCACCGCGGGCTTCAGGCACGACTCCATTGCCGTCGGGGCGGAGTCTCTCATTCGGATCGGCCGAGAGATGGGGCTTGAGGTCGATTGGTCTCAGGAGAGCGAGGTCTTCACCGACGAGCAATTGAGTCGGTACGGCGTGATCGTGTTCCTCAGCACGACCGGCGACGTGCTGAACGATGAGCAGCAGGGCGCGATGGAGCGGTTTGTGAGGTCGGGGCGGGGATGGGTGGGGATCCACGCCGCGGCGGACACGGAGTACGACTGGGCGTGGTACATGGGCCTTGTCGGCGCTGCGTTCAAGACGCACCCGGCGACGCAGCGGGCGACGATCAACGTGGTGGACCGGACTCACCCGGCGACTCGTCACCTGCCGGCTCGCTGGATCAGAACGGACGAGTGGTACGACTACCAGAAGAGCCCTCGCGGCATGGTCCATGTGTTGATGACCATGGACGAGTCGAGTTATGAGGGCGGGATCATGTCGAAGGAGCCCCCATTCGATCATCCGATCGCGTGGTGCCATCTCTACGACGGCGGTCGATCGTTCTACACGGGGCTTGGGCACACCAAAGAGTCGTTCGCGGAGCCGGCGTTCCTTGAGCATCTGAAGGGGGGTATCGCGTGGGCTCTGGGCATCGATGCATCGGCTTCGCATGATGCCGGGGGCACGATCGATGAGAACTACGAGGTGGTGACCATCGACGACGCGACGCTCGACCCGATGGAACTCGCGGTGGCGGGTGATGGGCGTGTGGTCTACATCGAGCGAGGCGGCCTCGTGAAGGTCTGGTCGGAAGAACTCGGCGTGCGCATCGCGGGCGCGCTGAACGTGACGACAGAGCTCGAAGACGGCCTGCTCGGCATGACGCTGGACCCTGACTTTCTTGAGAACGGGTGGATCTACATTTATTACTCGCCGGTCGGGACGAAGTCGCTCAACCGGCTCTCACGATTCACGCTGCTGGACGACGTGCTCGACCCGACGAGCGAGCGCGTCCTGCTGGACGTGCCGACGCAGCGGCTCGAGTGCTGCCACAGCGGGGGCTCGGTCGCGTTCGGCCCCGATGGCCTTCTGTATCTCTCGACGGGTGACAACACCAATCCGTTCGCATCCGACGGTTTCGCGCCGATCGATCAGCGCGAGGGCCGTATGCCGTGGGATGCGCAGAAGAGCAGCGCGAGCACCTCGGATCTGCGGGGGAAGATCCTGCGTATCCGGCCGCTTCGGGAGGGGGGATATGAGATCCCCGAGGGCAACCTGTTCCCGCGCGACGGTACGGAGGGCAGGCCGGAGATCTATGTCATGGGTTGCCGCAATCCGTTCCGGATCGGCATCGATCCCGTCAGGAACTGGCTGTACTTCGGCGATGTCGGCCCGGACTCGGACTCTGAGAGCGCCGAACGCGGACCGCGCGGGCACGACGAGTTCAACCAAGCGCGACGCGCGGGGAACTTCGGGTGGCCGTATGTCATCGCGAACAACAAGCCCTACCGCGCGTACGACTTCGCCACCAAGAAGTCGGGTGAGCACTTCGATGTCGCGGCGCCCATCAATGACTCACCCAATCGCTCGGGGGCGCGCATCCTCCCGCCTGCCGTACCGGCGTGGGTCTGGTATCCCTACGGCCGATCGGCGGAGTTCCCGGTCATGGGCTCGGGCGGGCGGTGCGCGATGGGAGGTCCGACGTATCGTGCGTCATGGCTGCGCGAGCGGCACGGCGCGCTGAGCCCGCACGCGCTGCCCCCATCGATGGACGGCGCGACCTTCATGTATGAGTGGGCGAGAGGGCGGTTGTACGCGGTGCGCACGGACGATGACGGGGGTGTGCTGGAGATCGAGCCGTTCTTGTCCAGCGTCCCGTTCCTGAGGCCGCACGATCTCGAGATGGGACCGGATGGGCGGCTGTATCTGATCGAGTGGGGAAGCGAGTTCGGGGGCCTGAACACCGACTCGCGGATCTCTCGCATCGACTATCACGCGTCGGGGAATCGCCCGCCGCGTGTGGTGGCGAGCGCGAGTGTGACCAACGGCGCGGTGCCGCTGCGGGTCGAGTTCGACGCCTCTGCGAGCGTGGCGAGATCGCGAGCGGGCGGGAACGGCCCTCTCTCGATCGAGTGGGACTTTGACGGGGACGGCGCGACTGACGCGAAGGGGATACGCGCGGCGCACACGTTCACCGAGCCAGGCGTGAGGCGTGTTCGGGTTCGTGCGACCGACAGTGGTGGGATCGCGGGCGAGGGGCACATCACGATCCACGCGGGGAACACTGCGCCGCGGCTGCGATTCGAGTCTCCCGCGCAGGGAACGCTGGTGCGCGAGGGCGAGCGTGTTCGCTATCGGCTTCGCGTCGAGGACCAGGAGGACGGTTCAAAGATCGATCTCGCGCGCGTCTCGGTTGAGCTCGGATTGAAGCGGGGCAATCTCGTGACGGTGATCGATCGTGCGAGCGACCTCTCGGGTGAGCTCTTGCTCGGTCCGGAGCCGGAGGGCGATCCGAACACGAAGCCGCAGATCGTGCTGCGGGCCTCGTACACCGATGGCGGTGCGCCCGGGGTCGGCGCGCTGACCGGCCGGGCCGATGTGACGCTCCAGTTGCGGCGCATCGAGGCGGAGCGAGCGACGACATCGAAGGGAACACAGGTCGAGACCAAGAGCGACAGCACCGGCGCACAGACGACCGCTCTGGCCTTCATCGAGAACGAGGACAACGCATCGTTCAGCCCGGTACGCATGGACGGTGTGCGCGCGATCCGCGTGCGCATCGCTTCGGCGACACGGGGCGGCGTGATCGAGGCACGCCTTGGCGGCGTCAAGGGGCAGCTGATCGGCATCATCGAGGTGCCGACAACCGGCGGGTGGACGACGTGGCAGGAGATCGAGGCGCCCGTCGTCTCGCCCGGAGGAACGCACGATTTGTGGCTGGTTTTCCGGGGCGGCCCGGGCTATTTGTTCAATCTTGACTGGATCGAACTCGTGACCGAGTAA
- a CDS encoding methylated-DNA--[protein]-cysteine S-methyltransferase, giving the protein MSPRTHGAVPSPSNPSAVAIVRTAIGPLRLSATAEGVASVEFDASEAEDRTVHGTDPGAAKVLRAAIDQIERYFKGTLTHFALPLAPVGTDFQKRVWKRLGLIPYGSTTTYGEIARSLGDANASRAVGLANGSNPIPIIVPCHRVIGADGGLTGFGGGIERKKWLIEHERRVASGREGGESLLFSGLAL; this is encoded by the coding sequence ATGAGCCCGCGCACCCATGGAGCGGTTCCGTCGCCATCGAACCCATCGGCGGTCGCCATCGTCCGGACGGCGATCGGCCCCCTTCGGTTGTCGGCGACGGCCGAGGGGGTGGCATCCGTTGAGTTTGATGCATCGGAAGCGGAGGACCGGACCGTGCATGGGACAGACCCAGGCGCGGCGAAGGTTCTCCGCGCAGCGATCGACCAGATCGAACGATACTTCAAGGGAACTCTGACGCACTTTGCTCTCCCTCTTGCCCCGGTCGGAACGGACTTTCAGAAACGGGTCTGGAAGCGACTCGGCTTGATCCCCTACGGCTCGACGACGACCTACGGCGAGATCGCTCGGTCGCTCGGCGATGCCAACGCCTCGCGCGCGGTCGGGTTGGCCAACGGGAGCAACCCGATTCCCATCATCGTGCCCTGCCATCGAGTGATCGGGGCCGACGGCGGGCTCACCGGCTTCGGTGGGGGGATCGAGCGGAAGAAGTGGTTGATCGAGCACGAGCGGCGTGTGGCATCGGGGCGGGAGGGCGGGGAGTCCCTACTGTTCTCCGGTCTTGCTCTCTGA
- a CDS encoding SpoIIE family protein phosphatase, with product MPPDTIPKEFVSLYESERARTLRTRAIWYCAIAVGYLLLKLPRGIMSALASERFIGPWAQVVSDAAILLLHAGTLVYLAWRARTRESLVHVMSWVIVGACIIAIIATPLSDNTNLIKDALPVSEPRAAFLQGIATLVAVFFIHFVSTWLVNLSPKEGLELILPILAVFAGVTLFITDTTFMLKLTLIGMAPLAGLPGFVWSWWLHRSFNERFVAREASRRYADVTRELTDARTVHEALFPRPITTGPVRVEYRYEPAQQIGGDFVFIHPVPPVPTPNADAGVPLRLTTLSDLPEQEPPVASESGARVGFRPISIVLIDVTGHGFTAALAVNRLFGELERTFALAPESKPGQVLATLNHFTGALLATKGIYATAICMRAEPVVEAGVVVGVEVSWANAGHPAALLLPRAGFARRLDATAPILGMLDPPVFDPGEQRVRLAPGDSILAYSDGAIELEGEGGELLGVEGFTRMVEACRRSEASGEGLCDRLMREIEPLRTRSGKRDDTLLVRVTAAEGVARV from the coding sequence ATGCCACCCGACACCATCCCCAAAGAGTTCGTCTCGCTGTACGAGAGCGAACGCGCACGGACGCTTCGAACCCGCGCGATCTGGTACTGCGCGATCGCCGTCGGATATCTGCTGCTGAAGCTGCCTCGGGGGATCATGAGCGCGCTGGCGTCGGAGCGGTTCATCGGCCCCTGGGCCCAGGTTGTTTCGGATGCGGCGATCCTGCTGCTGCACGCCGGGACGCTGGTCTACCTCGCGTGGCGTGCGCGGACGCGCGAGTCGCTCGTCCACGTGATGAGCTGGGTGATCGTCGGTGCGTGCATCATCGCCATCATCGCCACGCCGCTGTCCGACAACACGAACCTGATCAAGGATGCGCTGCCGGTCTCGGAGCCGCGTGCGGCGTTCCTGCAGGGGATCGCCACGCTGGTCGCCGTCTTCTTCATCCACTTTGTATCGACGTGGCTCGTCAACCTCTCTCCGAAGGAGGGGCTCGAGCTGATCCTGCCGATCCTGGCGGTGTTCGCGGGCGTGACGCTCTTCATCACCGACACGACGTTCATGCTCAAGCTGACGCTGATCGGGATGGCCCCGCTGGCGGGGCTGCCGGGGTTTGTGTGGTCGTGGTGGCTGCATCGATCGTTCAACGAGCGATTCGTGGCGCGCGAGGCGTCGCGCCGGTACGCGGATGTCACGCGCGAGCTGACCGATGCGCGGACCGTCCATGAGGCGCTCTTCCCGAGGCCGATCACCACCGGTCCGGTGCGGGTGGAGTATCGCTACGAGCCGGCGCAGCAGATCGGCGGGGACTTTGTCTTCATTCATCCTGTGCCCCCTGTGCCGACGCCCAACGCTGATGCGGGTGTGCCGCTGCGGCTCACGACGCTCTCCGATCTGCCGGAGCAGGAGCCGCCGGTTGCTTCTGAGAGCGGGGCTCGCGTGGGCTTTCGGCCGATCTCGATCGTGCTGATCGACGTGACGGGTCATGGGTTCACGGCGGCGCTGGCGGTGAACCGGCTGTTCGGTGAGTTGGAGCGGACGTTTGCGCTCGCGCCGGAGTCGAAGCCGGGTCAGGTGCTCGCGACGCTGAATCACTTCACGGGCGCGCTGCTGGCGACGAAGGGGATCTACGCGACGGCGATCTGCATGAGGGCGGAGCCGGTGGTGGAGGCGGGTGTGGTGGTGGGTGTGGAGGTGAGTTGGGCGAACGCGGGGCATCCGGCGGCGTTGCTGCTGCCTCGCGCGGGGTTCGCGCGCCGCCTGGATGCGACGGCTCCGATCCTGGGCATGCTTGATCCGCCGGTGTTTGATCCCGGGGAGCAGCGTGTGAGATTGGCTCCGGGCGATTCCATTCTTGCGTACTCGGATGGGGCGATTGAGTTGGAGGGTGAGGGGGGCGAGTTGCTTGGTGTCGAGGGCTTCACGCGGATGGTGGAGGCGTGCCGCCGGAGTGAGGCGTCGGGCGAGGGGTTGTGCGACCGGCTGATGCGTGAGATTGAGCCACTGCGGACGAGGTCGGGCAAGCGAGACGACACGCTGCTGGTGCGTGTGACTGCGGCGGAAGGGGTTGCGCGGGTGTGA
- a CDS encoding transposase — protein MSRRLRTTSVQALLAAAEAENLVSASGALVLALDGKALRVASHSGDRTATFGAWGLRGYKLHAICDLAGSIVSWRLTPMHCHEAVMAKRMMRDMELNGYVLADSNYDSVKLYELCACKGGQLVVPRKDCRVGRGVRRSGTHPDRRRAIDMLEQSMTGFGRGLLSLRRVIERVFARLEMTHHVGLIPPHVRGIERVRRWIQAIIILDRHTQAMKR, from the coding sequence ATGAGCCGGCGGCTGAGAACCACCAGCGTCCAGGCGTTACTTGCCGCGGCGGAGGCGGAGAATCTGGTCTCTGCATCGGGAGCGTTGGTGCTGGCTCTTGACGGCAAGGCCCTGCGCGTCGCCTCGCACTCCGGAGACCGGACCGCGACCTTCGGCGCATGGGGACTGCGCGGCTACAAGCTCCATGCGATCTGCGATCTCGCGGGCTCGATCGTCTCCTGGCGTCTCACGCCCATGCACTGCCATGAAGCAGTGATGGCCAAGCGGATGATGCGAGACATGGAGTTGAACGGGTATGTGCTGGCCGACTCGAACTACGACAGCGTGAAGCTCTATGAACTCTGCGCGTGCAAGGGCGGACAACTGGTGGTTCCGCGGAAGGACTGCCGCGTGGGTCGCGGCGTGCGGCGGTCCGGAACGCATCCGGACCGCCGTCGAGCCATCGACATGCTGGAGCAGAGCATGACGGGCTTCGGCAGGGGCCTGCTGTCACTCCGGCGCGTGATCGAGCGTGTGTTTGCACGCCTGGAAATGACCCACCATGTGGGGCTTATCCCGCCGCACGTGCGCGGCATCGAGCGAGTCCGTCGATGGATCCAAGCCATCATCATCCTTGATCGACACACACAGGCAATGAAGCGATGA
- a CDS encoding DUF433 domain-containing protein, protein MTPPTAQPWRARIVCDPAIHHGEPTIKGTRIAVSTLVASLVDYSVDDILKQFQQLTRDDIHAAILYAAESAQHAGRVNDPCVPIRCDQRPSSASRRNVWR, encoded by the coding sequence ATGACTCCACCAACCGCACAACCCTGGCGTGCACGCATCGTCTGTGATCCCGCCATCCACCACGGTGAGCCCACGATCAAGGGCACCCGTATTGCCGTCTCCACGCTCGTCGCCAGTCTCGTTGACTACTCGGTCGACGATATCCTCAAGCAGTTCCAACAACTCACACGCGACGACATCCACGCCGCGATCCTCTACGCGGCGGAGTCCGCACAGCACGCTGGTCGCGTGAACGATCCATGCGTGCCAATTCGATGTGATCAACGTCCGTCCTCGGCATCACGGCGAAACGTCTGGCGATGA
- the thiC gene encoding phosphomethylpyrimidine synthase: protein MPAPSTKTAWDFLPDGWTLRTVTNMCAATDAAACVPPGCKAASFLDTRRVMRIVYYPETFKPITQLEHARLGIVTPEMKRVAEREPHFALLAEGRGPEAVRDEVAAGRLVIPANINHLKHNLDPMAIGRASKTKVNANMGASPVSSGTHEEVEKLKWAEKWGADTVMDLSTGGNLDECRQAIIENATVPIGTVPIYSMIIGKKIEDLDWPTIEASLHHQAQQGVDYFTIHAGVRRAHLKYVKNRLIGIVSRGGSLLAKWMLVHNEENIMYTHWEDICDILRQYDVTFSIGDGLRPGGLADATDDAQIAELETLGELTERAWRKGVQVMIEGPGHVPFDQIEWNAKIQRTLCHGAPFYVLGPLVTDMFPGYDHITSCIGATAMAYHGAAMLCYVTPKEHLGLPKKDDVKQGCIAYKIAAHAADIALGIPGSRDRDDELTKARAALNWEKHFELSFDPDTARAYHDEDLDVDTDFCAMCGHDWCSVRISKEIQEFASGKADGFERVGANGRAGAPVKSAALTPEQQEILAKRGVLSPDEIHKLASKTKKAMAGHSASGTGHSALGIGHSTGHAANAESRVANAESPKLSCHSDYVDPDTAKSLQRDKAGREVVVQVDIRPALGIAKEDRVI from the coding sequence ATGCCCGCGCCCTCAACCAAGACCGCCTGGGACTTCCTCCCAGACGGCTGGACACTCCGCACCGTCACCAACATGTGCGCCGCGACCGACGCTGCCGCATGCGTCCCCCCCGGCTGCAAGGCCGCCTCGTTCCTCGACACACGCCGCGTCATGCGCATCGTCTACTACCCCGAGACCTTCAAGCCCATCACGCAGCTCGAGCACGCGCGCCTCGGCATCGTCACCCCCGAGATGAAGCGCGTCGCAGAGCGCGAGCCCCACTTCGCCCTCCTCGCAGAAGGCCGCGGCCCCGAGGCCGTGCGCGACGAGGTCGCCGCAGGACGCCTCGTCATTCCCGCCAACATCAACCACCTCAAGCACAACCTCGACCCCATGGCGATCGGCCGCGCCAGCAAAACCAAGGTCAACGCCAACATGGGTGCGTCCCCCGTCTCCTCGGGCACACACGAAGAAGTCGAGAAACTCAAGTGGGCCGAAAAATGGGGCGCGGACACCGTCATGGACCTCTCCACTGGCGGCAACCTCGACGAGTGCCGACAGGCCATTATCGAGAACGCCACAGTCCCCATCGGCACCGTCCCGATCTACTCCATGATCATCGGAAAGAAGATCGAAGACCTCGACTGGCCCACCATCGAGGCCTCCCTCCACCACCAGGCCCAGCAGGGCGTCGACTACTTCACCATCCACGCCGGCGTCCGCCGCGCGCACCTCAAGTACGTCAAGAACCGCCTCATCGGCATCGTCTCCCGAGGCGGCTCGCTCCTGGCCAAGTGGATGCTCGTCCACAACGAAGAAAACATCATGTACACCCACTGGGAGGACATCTGCGACATCCTCCGCCAGTACGACGTGACCTTCTCCATCGGCGATGGACTCCGCCCCGGCGGCCTCGCCGACGCCACCGACGACGCCCAGATCGCCGAACTCGAAACCCTCGGCGAACTCACCGAGCGCGCCTGGCGCAAGGGCGTCCAAGTCATGATCGAAGGCCCCGGCCACGTCCCCTTCGATCAGATCGAGTGGAACGCCAAGATCCAGCGCACGCTCTGCCACGGCGCGCCGTTCTATGTGCTCGGGCCGCTCGTGACCGACATGTTCCCCGGCTACGACCACATCACCAGTTGCATCGGCGCAACCGCCATGGCCTACCACGGCGCGGCCATGCTCTGCTACGTCACACCCAAGGAACACCTCGGCCTCCCAAAGAAAGACGACGTGAAGCAGGGGTGCATCGCCTACAAGATCGCGGCACACGCCGCCGACATCGCCCTCGGCATCCCCGGCTCACGCGACCGCGACGATGAACTCACCAAGGCCCGCGCCGCGCTCAACTGGGAGAAGCACTTCGAGCTCTCCTTCGACCCCGACACGGCCCGCGCGTACCACGATGAGGACCTCGACGTCGATACCGACTTCTGCGCCATGTGCGGCCACGATTGGTGTTCCGTCCGCATCTCGAAAGAAATCCAGGAATTCGCCTCCGGCAAGGCCGACGGCTTCGAACGCGTCGGCGCCAACGGCCGCGCCGGCGCACCCGTCAAGTCCGCCGCGCTCACGCCCGAACAGCAGGAAATCCTCGCCAAACGCGGCGTCCTCTCCCCCGACGAAATCCACAAACTTGCGTCGAAGACCAAGAAGGCGATGGCTGGGCACTCGGCATCAGGAACCGGGCATTCGGCATTGGGCATCGGGCATTCGACAGGCCATGCTGCGAATGCCGAATCCCGAGTGGCGAATGCCGAATCCCCCAAACTCTCCTGCCACTCCGACTACGTCGATCCCGACACCGCCAAGTCACTCCAGCGCGACAAGGCCGGCCGCGAGGTCGTCGTGCAGGTCGACATCCGCCCCGCTCTCGGCATCGCGAAAGAAGATCGGGTGATCTAA
- a CDS encoding carboxypeptidase regulatory-like domain-containing protein, translated as MSDQLLRFRVSAAFGLLGFVGLGGVLGGAALVAEERVPPPEAGSTAIICHASEPGRRLLVSGVVVDESGRPVRGATVSAYNTDASGLYNPRNSDTREPRISGEVKSDAQGRFQFLTVYPGPYPEIAEPAHVHFGATARRFKQAWATIWIEGDPLITAERKAWEEQDEETRVVPAESIEGLAFARVTIVMKRD; from the coding sequence ATGTCGGACCAGTTGCTCCGTTTCCGAGTCTCCGCGGCGTTCGGTTTGTTGGGCTTCGTTGGGTTAGGAGGTGTTCTGGGCGGGGCGGCGTTGGTGGCGGAGGAGAGGGTGCCGCCACCGGAGGCGGGCTCGACGGCGATCATCTGTCACGCGTCGGAGCCGGGTCGACGGTTGCTGGTTTCGGGCGTGGTGGTGGATGAGTCGGGGAGGCCGGTGCGGGGGGCGACGGTGAGCGCGTACAACACAGACGCGTCAGGCCTTTACAACCCGAGAAACTCGGACACGCGCGAGCCACGCATCAGCGGGGAGGTCAAGAGCGATGCGCAGGGGCGGTTCCAGTTCCTGACGGTCTATCCGGGCCCGTATCCGGAGATCGCCGAGCCCGCCCATGTTCATTTCGGCGCGACAGCGCGGCGTTTCAAGCAGGCATGGGCGACGATCTGGATCGAGGGTGATCCGCTGATCACGGCGGAGCGGAAGGCGTGGGAGGAGCAAGACGAGGAGACGCGGGTTGTGCCGGCCGAAAGCATCGAGGGCCTTGCGTTTGCGCGGGTGACCATCGTGATGAAGCGAGACTGA
- a CDS encoding sigma-70 family RNA polymerase sigma factor, whose product MPDRTPDQIYDEWLVIRSQDGEVAALTELVSRWNGRLIGFAMGLTGEEAAALDAVQGAWLVAARDIGKLRDPARFASWMLRVVGNRCADLARRESRRRRTERARAFESDRRITNPEEVAGDSDESERVRRAIRTLGNAQREILGLHHGAGISVSAIASMLGVPEGTVKSRLHAARSELRTILERRTT is encoded by the coding sequence ATGCCCGACCGGACGCCCGACCAGATCTATGACGAGTGGCTCGTCATTCGTTCGCAGGACGGAGAGGTCGCCGCGCTCACGGAACTGGTGTCACGCTGGAACGGGCGGCTCATCGGCTTTGCGATGGGGTTGACGGGTGAAGAGGCGGCAGCGCTGGACGCGGTGCAGGGGGCGTGGCTGGTGGCGGCGCGGGATATCGGGAAGCTGCGGGACCCGGCGCGATTCGCGTCATGGATGCTTCGGGTGGTGGGGAATCGATGCGCGGATCTTGCTCGGCGAGAGTCGCGTCGGCGTCGCACCGAGCGGGCGCGGGCATTCGAGAGCGATCGCCGAATCACGAACCCGGAGGAAGTGGCTGGCGACAGTGACGAGAGCGAGCGCGTGAGGCGGGCGATCCGCACGCTGGGGAACGCCCAGCGGGAGATCCTCGGGCTGCATCACGGCGCGGGGATATCGGTGTCGGCGATCGCGTCGATGCTCGGTGTGCCGGAGGGAACGGTGAAGTCTCGGTTGCACGCGGCTCGGAGCGAACTCAGGACGATTCTCGAAAGGAGAACAACATGA